In Actinopolyspora saharensis, the genomic window CTCCCGCGAGGAACTGGAGAAGTACTTCACCGCGGAGGAGCTGGCCGTGGTGGAAACGGCCTCCCGGGCGGAGTGACGCCCCTCGGGGAGAGCCGGTACGGGAACCGCTGTGAACGGCTGCGTGGAAGGGATCGGCCATGGTACACCAGGCGCACCTGCGCGTGTGGCGCGGCGACTCCGAGTCGGGGGAGCTGCGGGACTACGAGGTCGAGGCGGAGGAGGGCGAGGTGGTCCTCGACCTGCTGCACCGGTTGCAGGCCACCCGGTGCCCGGACCTCGCCGTGCGGTGGAACTGCAAGGCGGGCAAGTGCGGATCGTGCTCGGCCGAGGTGAACGGCAGGCCCAGGCTCACCTGCATGACGCGGATGTCGCTGTTCGACCCGGACGAGGTCGTCACAGTCACCCCGATGCGCACCTTCCCGGTGATCAAGGACCTCGTGTGCGACGTCTCGTACAACTACGTGAAGGCGCGCGAGGTTCCCGCCTTCACACCTCCGGAGGGGCTGGAACCGGGCGAGTACCGGATGCAGCAGCGGGACGTGGAGCGCTCCCAGGAGTTCCGCAAGTGCATCGAGTGCTTCCTGTGCCAGGACACCTGCCACGTGATCCGGGACCACGCGGAGAACAAGGAGTCCTTCTCCGGTCCGCGCTTCCTGATGCGCGTGGCCGAGCTCGAGATGCACCCGCTCGACGACTACGCGGAGCGGGGCGGGGACCGCCCGGAGGAGGCCCGCGGCGACCACGGGCTCGGGATGTGCAACATCACGAAGTGCTGCACCGACGTGTGCCCGGAGCACATCCAGATCACCGACAACGCGCTGATTCCGCTCAAGGAGCGCGTGGCCGACCGTCGCTACGACCCGATCCTGCGGCTGTTCCGCCGGAAGAAGGAGTGAGCCGTTCGGGTGCGCCGCGGGTGGGCGCGTTCCCGGGGTTCCGCTCGACGACCACCCGCGGCAGGGGAGCAACCGCGGTGAGGGGCTGGATCCGCTCGTCAGTCCCCGGACTGCAGTTTCTGGTTCCGCGCGCTGAAACCGCGCCCCAGGCCGGCCACTTCGGACTCCATCTGCGGCATCAACCTGCGCACGGTGGGTTTCATCAGGCGCTCCACCAGCCGGGAGGCGGGGAGATTGCGCAGCCAGTGCATCAGCATGACCGAGCGCGGCACGTAGATGCGCCGGGCGCGGCGCTCGATGCCCGTGGTGATCGCCCGGGCGCAGTCCTCCACCGTGGTGGTCGAGTGCATCGGCCACGGCAGCTTCGCGCGCATGGCCCGGAAGCTCGGCAGGTCCGCTGAGGCCTCGCGGACCAGGTCGGTGTCGATCCAGGAGGGGTGGGCGCTGCCGACGTCCACACCGAGGTGGCTCGTCTCGGAGCTCAGCGCGCTGGCCAGTGCTTCGGACCCGGCCTTGCTCGCGGTGTAGGCCGCCATGCCACCTATCGGGGCGAAGGCGGACAGCGAGGAGACCACCAGCAGGTAGCCGTTTCGCTCCACCAGGTGCGGAAGGGCCGCGCCCGCGGTGTGGAAGACCCCGTTGAGGTTCACGTCGACGGTTTTGGTGAAGGCCCCGGGGTCGTGGTGGCGGACCGTGCCGAACGGGGCCACCCCCGCGTTGGCGACCACGACGTCGATGCCGCCCAGTCGCCGGGCCGTCTCGTCGAGCGCGGATTCTATCGAGTCCGCGTCGGTCACGTCGGCCTCGATCCACACGTGGTCGGTGCCGAGTTCGGCGGCCACCGCGGAGAGCTCCGCGGGCTCCAGACCGATTAGCGAGATCAGCGCGCCCCTGCGGGCCAGTTCCCGCGCGGTCTGCGCGCCGATTCCCCGTGCGGCACCCGTGATGGCAACGACTTTGCCCGACATCGACGTGGGCATGGGGCCTCCCTGGCTCGGCGAGCTGGCTACGGCGATGACCGGCCGGAAAGCCGACCGGCTAAGTTACCCATAGTAGGTTACTGTGCCGTAAAGTAAAGAGGGTCGAGCCGAGGAGATGAGCCGCTCGCCGCAGCGGCCACGTGGGCGGCGGAGTCGGATTCCCGGGAGGCGGGGAAACCGGAACGGCGAGCTCGGCTCACCGTGGCTCACCGAGGTTCGCCGTGGTTGTCGGTGGTTGCTGCGGCACCTCGGGCCAGCGGCGCAACGACACCTTGCCTACCGGTGCCGGGGCAGGACCCGCACAGCAACCACCCGACCGAACCGGGCGGGAAGTACTGCTCAGAGCTGCTCGCGCAGCTGCTTCAACTCGTCCAGCTCCTCCTGCCTGGAGTCGAGAATCCGCTGCGCGACGGACTTCACCCGCTCGTCCGACCCCTGGTCGAGCTCGGTCTCGGCCATCTCCACGACCGATTCGTGGTGCTCGATCATGGCCTTGACCCACAGACCGGGGAACTGGCCGCGCTGCGCCTCCTCCAGCTCGGTGATCTCACCGGAGACGTCGGCGCTCGGCATTCGGGTGTTCTGGCCCGCTTCGAGGTCCTCGGCCGTGACCTCGCCCTCACCGCGCTCGGACAGCCAGCTCTCGAGCTGTTCGACGTTCTCGCCGTGCTGCTGCTCGAGCCGCTCGGCGAGATCCGTCACGTTCTGCCTGCTGGCGTTGTTCAGCGCGACCTCGAGCAGCTCCTGCTCGGCCCGGTGGTGGGCCACCATCTGCTGGGCGAACTCCAGGTCGGTGTTGCCGCTGGTCGCCTCGGCGCCCTCGGAGGAGCTCTCCTCCACGGGGGCGATCGCGCTCGCCGGCGGTGGTGTCCCCGCGGCGGGCTTCTGCTCGCTGGCCTGCTCGTAGTTGGGTGAGCAGCCGGTCAGTGCCAGGACCGCAGCGGCCCCCAGGATGCCGATGATCGTGCTGTTGCGCACCGTAGCTTCGCCTCCGGACATGCTGATCCACCCCGAGCGAGCCGAGTGCCGGGCACGTCGACACGCCTGCGGAGCCCTTCGTACCGCTGAAGTTCCGTCCCACCTGCGCGGGTGGTCCACCGTCAGCTTAAGGGGTCCTTTCGGGACGAGTCGCGTAGGTGGTGGGAGCCCGGGCGTGTGCGCCCCGCGCTCCAGCGGGGGCGGCGGCGGGCAACCGTCCCGTGCGCAGCGGGTGGAGGCGCCCGAGCAGTGAGCGCGCGGGACTCGTGGCGGGCTCGTGCCTGCTCCGCTCGGCGGAACCGGTCGAAGTGGACGAAAACTCCCCGCGCGTGGAATTCGGGGTGGACCCGTCCGCGCTCGCGTGTTGGCTGGATCTCAGCCCGGGTGCTTCGGGAGAGGACGATGAATAGGGTGACTACGGCCCGGACGCAGCGGAGTTGAGCCTCAGCGCTAATATCCGCAGATGACAGTAACCCAACCGAGCACCGGCAGGCCAAGCTCACCGACGCCGGTTGCGGCGCTGTCATCAGGGTTAGCCGGCCCGTACGGGTCGGGCGGTCCCGTGGTCGGGGCCGACAACGTCTTCGAGGCAGTGCAGGAGGCACCGTGACGGCCGTCGCGCCAGAGCCGATCACTTCGCGCCCCTATCCGGTGCGAAAGACGTCCAAGGGATCCACACTGCTGGGGCTGCTGCGCACCACCGATCCCAAGCAGCTCGGCATTCTCTACCTAGTCACCTCGATGGGTTTCTTCCTGGTCGGCGGTCTGATGGCCATGCTGATCCGTGGTGAGCTCGCGGTGCCGGGGATGCAGTTCCTGTCGCAGGAGCAGTACAACCAGCTGTTCACCATGCACGGCACCATCATGCTGCTGCTGTACGCGACCCCGGTCCTGTTCGGGTTCGCCAACTACATCCTGCCGCTGCAGATCGGTGCCCCGGATGTGGCCTTTCCGCGGTTGAACTCGTTCTCCTACTGGCTCTACCTGTTCGGCGGGCTGACCGTGGTGAGCGGCTTCCTCGCTCCCGGTGGCGCCGCCGACTTCGGCTGGTTCGCCTACACACCGCTGTCCAGCGCGATCCACTCCCCCGGAATCGGCCCGGACCTGTGGATTTCCGGTCTGGTCGTCTCCGGTCTCGGCACGATCCTCGGAGCGGTCAACATGATCACCTCGATCGTGTGCATGCGCGCGCCGGGCATGACCATGTGGCGGATGCCGATCTTCACCTGGAACATCCTGGTCACCAGCGTGCTGATCCTGATGGCCTTCCCCATCCTGACCGCGGCTCTGCTGGGGCTGCTGGCCGACCGGCAACTCGGTGCGCACGTCTTCGACCCCGCCAACGGCGGTGTGATCCTGTGGCAGCACCTGTTCTGGTTCTTCGGCCATCCCGAGGTCTACATCGTCGCGCTGCCGTTCTTCGGCATCGTCACCGAGATCTTCCCGGTGTTCTCGCGCAAGCCGCTGTTCGGCTACACCGGCCTCATCTACGCCACCCTCGGCATCGCCGCGCTCTCGGTGGTCGTCTGGGCCCACCACATGTACGCGACCGGTGCGGTGCTGCTGCCGTTCTTCGCCTTCACCACGTTCCTGATCGCGATCCCGACCGGTATGAAGTTCTTCAACTGGATCGGAACCATGTGGCGCGGCCAACTCACCTTCGAGTCCCCGATGATCTTCTCCATCGGGTTCCTGGTGACCTTCCTCTTCGGCGGGCTGACCGGGGTGCTGCTCGCCGCCCCGCCGATCGACTTCCACGTCTCGGACACCTACTTCGTGGTCGCGCACTTCCACTACGTGCTCTACGGCACGATCGTGTTCGCCACCTTCGCCGGGATCTACTTCTGGTTCCCCAAGATGACCGGCCGGATGATGGACGAGCGCCTGGCGAAGGCGCACTTCTGGCTGACCTTCATCGGGTTCCACACCACGTTCCTGGTGCAGCACTGGCTGGGCAACGAGGGGATGCCGCGGCGCTACGCCGACTACCTGCCGACTGACGGGTTCACCACGCTCAACGTGATCTCCAGCGCGGGAGCCTTCCTGCTCGGCGCCTCGATGCTTCCGTTCCTGTGGAACGTGTTCAAGAGCTACCGCTACGGTGAGATCGCCGATGTGGACGATCCGTGGGGCTACGGGAACTCGCTGGAGTGGGCGACCTCCTGCCCGCCCCCGCGGCACAACTTCACCGAGCTGCCCCGGATCCGCTCCGAGCGCCCGGCCTTCGAGCTGCACTACCCGCACATGAGCGACCGGATGAGGCTGGAGAACCACGTCGGCCTCTCCGGCAAGCCTGTGGCCCACGCGAGCTCGGGAGAGTCCGCCCAGGGGAGCGGTGCTTCCGAGGAGCGCAAGCTCGACGGGAAGTGATATTCGACCTAACGACCCCCTTCACGGGTGTGTCACGGTAAAACCGCTCGACGGGGAGCCCCGGCCGGTCGGACCTTCCGATCGGTCCGGGGCTCTTGTTGTTCGGAAGCTGTTTTCCGAACCCGTAGGGTGGACCGTAGCCGAATATCGAGGGAGTGCCGTCAGTCGTGACCACGTCGAATCCCACCACCGTGCTGATGACCGTTACCGGGACGGACAGACCGGGGGTCACCTCGGTGTTGTTCGCGGCGCTGACCAGGCACGGGGTGGACGTGCTCGATGTCGAGCAGGTCGTGATCCGCGGAAGACTGGTACTCGGTGTGCTCGTCTCCACCGAGTACGACCCCGAGCAGCTGCAGGAATCGGTGGAGCAGGCCATGGCGACCGTCGGGATGACGGTCGAGGTCGACATCGACGCGGAGGACGGTCAGGCCGACAAGCTCGGCTCGACCCACGTGGTGACCGTGCTGGGACAGCCCGTCACCGCGCGCAGCTTCTCGGAGGTCGCCCGCAAGTTGGCCGAGACCGACGTCAACATCGACTCCATCCAGCGGGTCGCCGACTACCCGGTGACCGGGCTCCAACTGCACGTGACGGCGGCCGAGACCGGTGAGCACACCGACGAGCTGCTCACCGCGGAGATGGCCCAGCTCTCGGAGGGGAGCGGAGTCGACGTCGCGGTGGAGCGCACCGGGCTGTCCCGCAGGGCCAAGCGGTTGGTCGTGTTCGACGTCGACTCGACCCTGGTCCAGGGCGAGGTCATCGAGATGCTCGCGGCGAAGGCGGGCCGCGAGGAGGAGGTCCGCCGGGTCACCGAGCAGGCCATGCGCGGGGAGGTCGACTTCGCCGAGTCCCTGCGCCGCAGGGTGGCCGTGCTGGAGGGACTGCCCGCCTCGGTGCTGGACGAGGTGGGAGCGGAGCTCCAGCTGACCCCGGGAGCCAGGACCACGGTGCGCACGCTGCGGCGACTCGGCTACCACACCGGCGTCGTCTCCGGAGGCTTCACCAGGATCATCGACCACCTGGTCGACGACCTCGGCCTCGACTTCAGCGCGGCCAACGACCTCGAAGTCGTCGACGGTAAACTCACGGGGCGCGTCGTCGGCGAGATCGTCGACCGCGGGGGCAAGGCGCGTGCGCTGCGGCGCTTCGCCGAGTCCTACGACGTGCCGCTCTCGCAGTGCGTCGCGGTCGGGGACGGGGCCAACGACATGGACATGCTCGCTACGGCAGGGCTGGGTGTGGCTTTCAACGCCAAACCCGCGCTGCGGGAGATAGCCGACACCGCGCTGTCGCACCCCTTCCTGGACGCGGTGCTGTTCGTCCTGGGCGTGACCAGGGCCGAGGTCGAGGCCGCCGACGCGGAGGACGGGTTCGTGGCGCGTGTGCCGCTGGAAACGTGAGGTGGCTGGGACATGCTGTCCAGCGGGGCGCGGGGCGTGCGCCTGGCGCGGATGCTGCTCGGAGCTCTGGCGGTCGTCGCCGTCGGGAGGCAGTTCTTCGCCGAAGTGGGGCTTGCCGACTTCTCGCCGGTGAACTTCTTCAGCTACTTCACGATCCTCAGCAACATAGCCGCCGGGCTGCTGCTGTTCCGGCTCGGGGCCGCGCCCGGCCTGGGTAACCGCGCTGTTCTGGAATGGCTGCGCGGAGGCATGACCGTCTACATGGCCACCACGGGGGTCGTGTTCGCGCTGCTGCTCGACGACGGGGACCTCGGGCTGACGTTGCCCTGGGTGAACACGGTGATGCACCGGGTGATCCCGCTGGTGATGCTGGTCGACTGGCTGCTGGTCCGGCCCCGTGCGCGGGTGCCCTACGGCCGTGCGGTGATCTGGTTGACCGTTCCGCTGGTGTACGTGGTCTACGCCCTGGGAAGGGGTGCGGTGACCGGCTGGTTCCCGTACCCCTTCCTGCGGCCGGAGCAGGTCGGCGGTGTGGGCGGGGTGGTGCTGCACCTGTTCGCGATGGCCGTGGGCATAGCCGCTGCTTCGCTGCTGGTCGCGTGGTTGGGGAATGTCAGGCAGGAGCGAGTCGACGCCCCCCCTCCTGTTTGAGGACCAGCGGTGGTGCCTTGCGTAGGTGGTCGCTTGGCGGAACCTCAGTCGGCGCCCGGCTGCGGGTGCCCCGACATCGGGTAGGCACCTACACAACGTCGGGGCCGTCCTCGCCGGGCACTCGACTGAGAACCCGCGGCGGTGCCGGCTGACCAGGCTCGTAAGCGCTTGCGTTGGTGTGTCGCCTTGCTCGGGAGTTCCTGGGCGAGACCTGGGGTCGCGCTGTCCGGGGCGGGTGTGAGTACCAGCACTCCCGAGTGAGGTGCCCCGGCGCGCGCGGGACAATCGGTCTCGTGAGTGATCCCGCCGCAGTTCTCCGGCCGCTGACCGATCGTTACGCCTCGTGGCTGTCCTTGCCGGATCATTCGACGGCCGACACCTCGGACGAGGACCCCGAGGACGTGGTGCTGATGCCGATGGTGCTGCGCATCGAGCGCAACGCACCACCGGCGCGCACCGAGCTGCTCGAGGCGGCCGCAGCGGCAGCGGTGGCGCTGTGCCTGGACGAGCGCGCTTCCGAGGCGGGCCCCTGGAACGAGGCGGTTTCCGACTGGGTGAGCGGCCGCATCCGCAAGGTCACCCGACGCGCGCGCGGCTCCCACTGGCGCGCCGTGCTGGACCTGCCCGGCGTCACCTTCTCCGTCGGCGGGGCGGAGGTGCGCGCGCTGCTGCCCACACGCCTGTCCGAGATGCCGCGCGAGCTGACCAGGTTGCAGATCTCCGGTAGCGAACTTCCCCCGGACGAGCCGGGGCCGGCTCCCTCCGGAACCCCGGTGCTGTGGCTGAACCCCGAGGTCGACATGAGCGCGGGCAAGGCGGCCGCCCAGGTCGGGCACGCGACGATGATCCTGGCGGCCCTGCTGCACGGGGACGCGTGCTCCGGGGGCGAGCGGGCGACCGCGGCCGAGCGCCATCTCCGCTACTGGAAGGAGCACGGTTTCCGCTGCGCGGTGCGCACCCCCGATGCGGCGCGGTGGAACGAGCTTCTCCCCGGCAGCGACCCGGCCGGGGCTTGGCGGGAGCGGGGCGTCGCCGCAGTCCGGGACGCCGGGTTCACCGAGATCGACCCGGGCACAGTCACCGTGCTGGCCCAGTGGCCCACCGGTGACACCCCGCCCGACTGACTCGGCCCGACTGACTCGTTCCGCCACCCCGTCGCGGGGCGCCGCGCGGCAAGCCCGGACGGGATCGCGGACGCCCCGGGCAGGGTAGGCGGGGCTACGCCCCCTCGGACTCGCCGCCGGCGAGCAGTATCCGCCGGAACTCGGTGACCAGCGGCCGCAGGTCGATGTGGTGCCAGGCCGCCCACAGCCGCACCGAGTGGGGAAACCAGGGGATCTCGCGCAGGGTGACCTCGGCGGGAGTGCTGTCGCGCATGCTGCGCTGGATCAGCGCCAGCCCCAGCCCGGAGGCGACCAGGCCCAGGGCGGCGAGCGGTTCCGGGGCGCTGGTGCGCACGGCGGGAGTGAACCCGGCCTCCACGCACGAGGCCAGGAACCTCTCGGAGTCGTTGCCCCCCGCGGCGCCGTCGGCCACGGTGATCCAGGGCTGCCCGTCCACATCGGCGGGAAGGATGCCGGTCCGCTCGGCGAGCGGGTGCTGGGCGGGAACGGCCAGCATGAGCGGCTCCTCGAGCACGAGCGCCGACTCCAGCAGCGGGTCCTGCTCGTCCGGCGGCGCGTCCACCAGCGCCATGTCGAGACTGCGCCTGCGCAGTCCCTCCAGCTGCTCCGCGGCCGACTGGTCGTACAGCGCGATGTGCACGTCCGGCCGGTCCCTGCGGATCGAGCGCAGCGCGCTGGGCAGCACCCCGGCGTGCAGGGCGTGGCCCACGTAGCCGAGGCAGAGCCCGCCCGTCTCACCCCTGCCGAGCCGTTGGCCGAGGGACTCGAGCCGCTCGGCGTGCCGCAGCAGTGCCCGCGCCTCGCTGAGGAACACCTCGCCGTCGGCTGTGAGTCGGATGCGCTGCCGATCGCGCTCGAACAGCGCGCAGCCGAGGCGCTTCTCCAGCTCGGCGATCTGACGGCTCAACGGGGACTGCGAGACGTGCAGCGCTTCGGCCGCACGCCCCACGTGCTCGGTCTCGGCGACCGTGACGAAGTAGCGCAGTTGACGCAGATCCAGCATTCCTCGGGGTTTTCCGTTTCCGGTCGGTTCGGCGGTTCGGTCGGCGGAGCGTTCCGCTGTCCCCGGGGCGGGTCGCTCGTCGGCGGTGGCCCCGCGGAATCAGCGTTCAAGACATTTGCGGAATCAAGTTTCGCTTACTGAGTCTTAGACAGTCTTACCGGCCGAGTCTAGCGTCGTGGTGGAAGGCACGAGGGTGGTTGACCCGTACTCACGCTGACAACGAGGAGCGAGCATGAGCATTCGGTCGTTACTGACCGACAGGACACTCGGGTTCGGGGCGGCCCCGCTGGGCAACATGTTCCGCGCAGTCTCCGAGGAGGACGCGCTGTCCACGGTCGAGACGGCGTGGAACGAGGGCATCCGCTACTACGACACGGCACCGATCTACGGTGCGGGCCTGTCCGAGATCCGGCTAGGACAGGTGCTGGCCCAGCACCCCCGCTCCGAGTACGTGCTCAGCACGAAGGTCGGCCGGACGGTCGAGGACGAGATCGAGGAACCGACCGAGCGGGATCTGGGGGAGAAGGGCGGCCTGTTCGAGCACGGCCGCAAGAACAAGGTCCGGGACGACTACACCTACGACGGCACCATGCGTGCGATCGAGCAGAGCCTGGAGCGGCTGCGCACCGATCGCATCGACATCGCGTGGGTGCACGACGTCTCCCCCGACTTCCACGGTGACGACTGGATCGACGCCTTCGCCGCCTCGCGCACCGGTGCGTTCCGGGCGCTGACGAGCCTGCGGGAGCAGGGCGTCATCGGAGCCTGGGGGCTGGGCGTGAACACGGTCGAACCGTGCGAGCTGATCCTGGGGCTGGACGAGCCGAAGCCCGACGGATTCCTGCTGGCCGGGCGCTACAC contains:
- a CDS encoding succinate dehydrogenase/fumarate reductase iron-sulfur subunit — its product is MVHQAHLRVWRGDSESGELRDYEVEAEEGEVVLDLLHRLQATRCPDLAVRWNCKAGKCGSCSAEVNGRPRLTCMTRMSLFDPDEVVTVTPMRTFPVIKDLVCDVSYNYVKAREVPAFTPPEGLEPGEYRMQQRDVERSQEFRKCIECFLCQDTCHVIRDHAENKESFSGPRFLMRVAELEMHPLDDYAERGGDRPEEARGDHGLGMCNITKCCTDVCPEHIQITDNALIPLKERVADRRYDPILRLFRRKKE
- a CDS encoding SDR family oxidoreductase; this encodes MPTSMSGKVVAITGAARGIGAQTARELARRGALISLIGLEPAELSAVAAELGTDHVWIEADVTDADSIESALDETARRLGGIDVVVANAGVAPFGTVRHHDPGAFTKTVDVNLNGVFHTAGAALPHLVERNGYLLVVSSLSAFAPIGGMAAYTASKAGSEALASALSSETSHLGVDVGSAHPSWIDTDLVREASADLPSFRAMRAKLPWPMHSTTTVEDCARAITTGIERRARRIYVPRSVMLMHWLRNLPASRLVERLMKPTVRRLMPQMESEVAGLGRGFSARNQKLQSGD
- a CDS encoding DUF305 domain-containing protein, with the translated sequence MSGGEATVRNSTIIGILGAAAVLALTGCSPNYEQASEQKPAAGTPPPASAIAPVEESSSEGAEATSGNTDLEFAQQMVAHHRAEQELLEVALNNASRQNVTDLAERLEQQHGENVEQLESWLSERGEGEVTAEDLEAGQNTRMPSADVSGEITELEEAQRGQFPGLWVKAMIEHHESVVEMAETELDQGSDERVKSVAQRILDSRQEELDELKQLREQL
- the ctaD gene encoding cytochrome c oxidase subunit I, with the translated sequence MTAVAPEPITSRPYPVRKTSKGSTLLGLLRTTDPKQLGILYLVTSMGFFLVGGLMAMLIRGELAVPGMQFLSQEQYNQLFTMHGTIMLLLYATPVLFGFANYILPLQIGAPDVAFPRLNSFSYWLYLFGGLTVVSGFLAPGGAADFGWFAYTPLSSAIHSPGIGPDLWISGLVVSGLGTILGAVNMITSIVCMRAPGMTMWRMPIFTWNILVTSVLILMAFPILTAALLGLLADRQLGAHVFDPANGGVILWQHLFWFFGHPEVYIVALPFFGIVTEIFPVFSRKPLFGYTGLIYATLGIAALSVVVWAHHMYATGAVLLPFFAFTTFLIAIPTGMKFFNWIGTMWRGQLTFESPMIFSIGFLVTFLFGGLTGVLLAAPPIDFHVSDTYFVVAHFHYVLYGTIVFATFAGIYFWFPKMTGRMMDERLAKAHFWLTFIGFHTTFLVQHWLGNEGMPRRYADYLPTDGFTTLNVISSAGAFLLGASMLPFLWNVFKSYRYGEIADVDDPWGYGNSLEWATSCPPPRHNFTELPRIRSERPAFELHYPHMSDRMRLENHVGLSGKPVAHASSGESAQGSGASEERKLDGK
- the serB gene encoding phosphoserine phosphatase SerB, with the translated sequence MTTSNPTTVLMTVTGTDRPGVTSVLFAALTRHGVDVLDVEQVVIRGRLVLGVLVSTEYDPEQLQESVEQAMATVGMTVEVDIDAEDGQADKLGSTHVVTVLGQPVTARSFSEVARKLAETDVNIDSIQRVADYPVTGLQLHVTAAETGEHTDELLTAEMAQLSEGSGVDVAVERTGLSRRAKRLVVFDVDSTLVQGEVIEMLAAKAGREEEVRRVTEQAMRGEVDFAESLRRRVAVLEGLPASVLDEVGAELQLTPGARTTVRTLRRLGYHTGVVSGGFTRIIDHLVDDLGLDFSAANDLEVVDGKLTGRVVGEIVDRGGKARALRRFAESYDVPLSQCVAVGDGANDMDMLATAGLGVAFNAKPALREIADTALSHPFLDAVLFVLGVTRAEVEAADAEDGFVARVPLET
- a CDS encoding Pr6Pr family membrane protein; the protein is MLSSGARGVRLARMLLGALAVVAVGRQFFAEVGLADFSPVNFFSYFTILSNIAAGLLLFRLGAAPGLGNRAVLEWLRGGMTVYMATTGVVFALLLDDGDLGLTLPWVNTVMHRVIPLVMLVDWLLVRPRARVPYGRAVIWLTVPLVYVVYALGRGAVTGWFPYPFLRPEQVGGVGGVVLHLFAMAVGIAAASLLVAWLGNVRQERVDAPPPV
- a CDS encoding peptidyl-tRNA hydrolase, with protein sequence MSDPAAVLRPLTDRYASWLSLPDHSTADTSDEDPEDVVLMPMVLRIERNAPPARTELLEAAAAAAVALCLDERASEAGPWNEAVSDWVSGRIRKVTRRARGSHWRAVLDLPGVTFSVGGAEVRALLPTRLSEMPRELTRLQISGSELPPDEPGPAPSGTPVLWLNPEVDMSAGKAAAQVGHATMILAALLHGDACSGGERATAAERHLRYWKEHGFRCAVRTPDAARWNELLPGSDPAGAWRERGVAAVRDAGFTEIDPGTVTVLAQWPTGDTPPD
- a CDS encoding LysR substrate-binding domain-containing protein, encoding MLDLRQLRYFVTVAETEHVGRAAEALHVSQSPLSRQIAELEKRLGCALFERDRQRIRLTADGEVFLSEARALLRHAERLESLGQRLGRGETGGLCLGYVGHALHAGVLPSALRSIRRDRPDVHIALYDQSAAEQLEGLRRRSLDMALVDAPPDEQDPLLESALVLEEPLMLAVPAQHPLAERTGILPADVDGQPWITVADGAAGGNDSERFLASCVEAGFTPAVRTSAPEPLAALGLVASGLGLALIQRSMRDSTPAEVTLREIPWFPHSVRLWAAWHHIDLRPLVTEFRRILLAGGESEGA
- a CDS encoding aldo/keto reductase, with product MSIRSLLTDRTLGFGAAPLGNMFRAVSEEDALSTVETAWNEGIRYYDTAPIYGAGLSEIRLGQVLAQHPRSEYVLSTKVGRTVEDEIEEPTERDLGEKGGLFEHGRKNKVRDDYTYDGTMRAIEQSLERLRTDRIDIAWVHDVSPDFHGDDWIDAFAASRTGAFRALTSLREQGVIGAWGLGVNTVEPCELILGLDEPKPDGFLLAGRYTLFDHAHAVQRLLPTCLERGVDLVVGGPFNSGVLAGGQHFEYQEASSEVLEQVDRLRGVAEGHGVDLKAAALQFPLAHPAVAATIPGMSRPERVSQNLELLRAPIPGQFWRTLREEKLVAPEVPLPTGE